Proteins encoded within one genomic window of Amycolatopsis nigrescens CSC17Ta-90:
- a CDS encoding NUDIX domain-containing protein, with amino-acid sequence DLPGGGANPGEDLTDTARRELAEETGMVIDALGPHLWDREVRFRFRDRWHHRRDRVFFARVSNISPSRTPSHTANEQANLIETRWWSLAELESSSAKFLPPNLPALLADLLSGELHAPIFLNA; translated from the coding sequence GGACCTTCCCGGCGGCGGAGCGAACCCCGGAGAAGATCTCACCGACACCGCGCGCCGAGAGTTGGCCGAAGAGACAGGCATGGTCATTGACGCGCTCGGCCCGCACCTGTGGGATCGGGAGGTCCGCTTCCGCTTCCGAGACCGGTGGCACCACCGCCGCGACCGCGTCTTTTTCGCGCGGGTGTCGAACATCAGTCCGTCCCGTACGCCGTCGCACACGGCCAACGAGCAAGCGAACCTCATCGAGACCCGCTGGTGGTCTCTGGCGGAACTGGAGAGCAGTTCGGCTAAGTTCCTGCCGCCGAATCTCCCGGCCCTGCTGGCCGACCTCCTCAGCGGCGAACTGCACGCGCCGATCTTCCTCAACGCCTGA